In the Chroicocephalus ridibundus chromosome 15, bChrRid1.1, whole genome shotgun sequence genome, one interval contains:
- the FKBP15 gene encoding FK506-binding protein 15 isoform X2: MFGAAEEDDADFLSPASGARLASLFGLDQTVSSHGNEFFQYTAPKQPKKGQTAAGQAAPKAPAAPAASGAPSVFVATAVHAYRYTNGQYLKQGKYGAAVVGNHATKEYRILLYISQQQQIAAARIHPGFVLTVQPNNYSTFYDDQRQNWSIMFESEKAAMDFSKQVCIAKCNSSPVLDSVLYQDLVLGEGQGVEGGDSLEVAYTGWLFQNNGLGQVFDSNVNKDKLLRLKLGSGKVIKGWEEGMMGMKKGGRRYLIIPPAWAYGAQGVAGRVPPDSTLVFEVEVRRVKLVKECSGSDGQSVSSRDSPAPSPVPNSDGFSADAGLLPPSTIPPKPGEPAVRAKSNSLSEQLANPDVAKAKLISRMAKMGQPMLPFLAGPAGSQLDSSDSEIEDPNTLRGTAQPVASSSMRPSQPAHAVLPTVSTQVPQAAASAPPVSSAALIPATIQPHSALPGGAQGFQAYPGMAFAYPQNAASASQLQPVGQMYPAPYQAPGDVTSFLMTEARQHNTEIRMAVSKVVDKMDHLAAKVEELKRQNAANSSLLPGISSVTMEASMIMSNIQRIIQENERLKQEIFEKSSRIEEQNEKISELIERNQRYVEQSNLLMEQRNHSLQTTNENTQARVLHAEQEKRMLPVDRGWDQAKVAEELAAATAQVSQLQLELTAHQKKEMDLRKQLSAALQEAERHETQLNKLQAQLAELQEASEDTQSRFKAEKQSRKQLDMKITALEEELTDLKVEKETLERNLAERKKKSLSERAQAEEEMEEIRRSYQQELDKLRQLLKKARTSTDQAAAEQLSLVQAELESQWEARCERALASAKEQHVRQYREVCEQRDSLKEQVSQLEEKIAALKHSKKAEEQKLAEFQQRWEQLEPVKEKYSALQADLVLLKARYEERIRDLEKDRDGASPADFTEEVKKIMNGVFQSLRGEFELEETYSGRTVLGVVMNTIKTVTLQLLNRQQEKPEDDSKKEESGTGAVRREGSPGAKADHEEPVQRSPAQSVAFPADPREATTGSTVSDQEDKSAPLSARPSPAEEEQVTQSNGVSEEEKVQAEHLSSAAESCLDPDKGPALAGQPVPEVDGDFVPAEQRQESSPIRKAEAERSPSRVSLQAEAAEPSVLEAKPGEADVADVVPEKPAVEEAEEPVGGLEPPPLNGEGGSCREPSLDGASSEPEPPSASSTAEPSSALIREAPGRQQLGSSPRQKDSSLFEDDNFFETASPKPLKPRVPSEEEDEEEVSMKGRPPPAPLFGDDDDDDLDWLG; encoded by the exons GTCAGGCAGCCCCGAAGGCTCCTGCGGCCCCGGCAGCTTCAGGAGCACCATCGGTGTTCGTGGCCACTGCGGTTCATGCTTATCGATA TACAAATGGGCAGTACTTGAAGCAAGGCAAGTATGGAGCGGCTGTAGTGGGGAACCATGCTACTAAAGAG TACAGGATCCTCCTTTACATCAGCCAGCAGCAACAGATCGCAGCTGCAAGGATCCATCCAGGCTTCGTACTCACG GTTCAACCCAACAATTACAGTACGTTCTATGATGACCAGAGACAAAACTGGTCCATCATGTTTGAGTCAGAAAAGGCAGCAATGGATTTCAGTAAACAG gTCTGCATTGCCAAATGCAACAGCTCCCCAGTCCTCGACTCAGTCCTCTACCAGGATCTCGTTcttggagaagggcagggagtaGAAGGAGGAGACTCTCTGGAGGTTGCCTATACGGGTTGGCTGTTCCAGAACAACGGGCTTGGACAG GTGTTTGACTCAAATGTTAACAAAGACAAGCTGTTGCGGCTAAAGCTGGGATCTGGAAAGGTCATCAAG GGCTGGGAAGAAGGAATGATGGGGATGAAGAAAGGAGGACGAAGGTATCTCATTATTCCTCCGGCGTGGGCCTACGGGGCTCAGGGAGTGGCTGGCCGCGTCCCTCCAGACTCTACTCTAGTTTTCGAGGTGGAAGTTAGGCGG GTGAAGTTGGTAAAGGAATGCTCTGGTTCGGATGGACAGAGCGTTAGTTCAAGGGATTCTCCTGCACCTTCTCCAGTACCCAATTCAGATGGTTTCTCTGCAGACGCTGGTTTGTTGCCTCCATCTACGATACCTCCGAAGCCCGG GGAGCCAGCTGTTCGGGCCAAGTCAAACTCCCTCAGCGAACAGCTAGCA AATCCAGACGTAGCAAAGGCAAAGCTCATTTCTCGGATGGCTAAAATGGGACAGCCCATGCTGCCATTCCTTGCCGGCCCAGCGGGAAGTCAGCTTGACTCCAGCGACTCGGAAATAGAG gATCCAAATACGCTGAGAGGGACGGCGCAGCCAGTGGCTTCATCTTCCATGAGACCATCGCAGCCAGCTCACGCGGTACTGCCCACGGTGTCCACACAAG tacctcaagcagctgcttctgcaccCCCGGTGTCTTCTGCTGCTTTAATACCTGCAACGATCCAGCCCCAttcagctctgcctggaggaGCACAGGGCTTTCAG GCGTATCCAGGCATGGCATTTGCTTACCCTCAAAATGCTGCGTCTGCTTCTCAGCTCCAGCCTGTGGGACAGATGTATCCCGCACCTTACCAAG CACCTGGGGATGTTACTTCCTTTTTGATGACAGAAGCTCGGCAGCATAACACTGAAATCCGAATGGCCGTTAGCAAAGTAGTAGATAAAATGGATCATCTGGCTGCCAAG GTGGAGGAGTTGAAGAGACAAAATGCTGCTAACAGCTCACTGCTGCCTGGTATCTCCTCTGTTACTATGGAAGCCTCCATGATCATGAGCAATATCCAACGCATAATCCAG GAGAATGAGAGACTCAAGCAAGAGATATTTGAGAAGAGCAGTCGGATTGAGGAGCAGAATGAGAAGATCAGCGAGTTGATTGAGCGGAATCAGAG GTACGTCGAACAAAGTAACTTGCTAATGGAGCAGAGGAACCACTCGCtgcaaacaacaaatgaaaacacacaggCAAGAGTGTTGCATGCAGAACAGGAGAAG CGCATGCTGCCGGTGGATCGGGGCTGGGACCAG GCCAAAGTTGCTGAGGAGTTGGCAGCTGCCACGGCGCAggtttcccagctgcagctggagctgacaGCCCACCAGAAGAAGGAAATGGACCTGCGGAAACAGCTgtctgctgccctgcaggaggCAGAGCGACACGAGACGCAGCTCAACAAACTGCAAGCACAGTTAGCAG AGCTTCAAGAAGCCTCTGAGGACACTCAGAGTAGATTCAAAGCTGAGAAGCAGAGCCGCAAACAGCTGGACATGAAGATTACAGCATTGGAAGAAGAGTTAACGGACCTAAAAGTGGAGAAGGAGACTCTTGAAAGG AATcttgcagagaggaagaagaaatcccTCTCGGAGAGAGCTCAAGCCgaggaagagatggaagaaatACGCAGATCGTATCAGCAGGAACTGGACAAGCTTCGGCAGTTGCTGAAAAAGGCACGGACTTCGACtgaccaggcagcagcagagcag CTATCGCTCGTCCAGGCAGAGCTGGAATCCCAGTGGGAAGCCAGATGTGAACGGGCGCTGGCCTCGGCCAAGGAGCAGCATGTTAGACAGTACCGGGAGGTGTGTGAGCAGAGAGATTCCCTGAAGGAGCAGGTGTCCCAGCTGGAAGAGAAG ATTGCAGCTCTCAAACACTCgaaaaaagcagaggagcaaaAATTGGCTGAGTTCCAGCAACGTTGGGAGCAACTAGAGCCTGTAAAAGAGAAG TACTCAGCCCTGCAGGCTGACCTTGTGCTGCTGAAGGCTCGCTACGAGGAACGCATCCGAGACCTGGAGAAGGATCGGGACGGAGCCTCACCTGCAGACTTCACAGAAGAA GTAAAGAAGATAATGAATGGTGTATTTCAATCTCTTCGGGGTGAATTTGAGCTGGAAGAGACGTACAGTGGCAGGACGGTTCTGGGTGTTGTCATGAACACTATTAAG ACTGTAACACTGCAGCTACTCAACAGGCAGCAGGAGAAACCAGAGGATGACAGTAAAAAGGAGGAATCTGGAACAGGAGCGGTGAGACGGGAGGGATCACCTGGAGCAAAGGCTGACCACGAAGAGCCCGTGCAGCGTAGCCCAGCGCAGAGTGTGGCGTTCCCAGCTGATCCCAGGGAAGCGACCACAGGCTCCACGGTGTCTGACCAGGAAGACAAGTCTGCTCCTCTGTCTGCCAggcccagccctgctgaggaggagCAGGTGACACAGAGCAATGGGGTGTCAGAAGAGGAGAAGGTCCAGGCGGAGCATCTCTCTTCTGCGGCTGAATCCTGCCTGGATCCTGATAAGGGGCCGGCACTTGCAGGACAGCCTGTTCCTGAGGTGGATGGGGATTTTGTCCCAGCCgagcaaaggcaggagagcagtcCCATCAGGAAAGCTGAGGCTGAACGCAGTCCCTCCAGAGTATCTTTGCAGGCAGAAGCTGCAGAACCTTCTGTTCTGGAAGCCAAGCCAGGAGAAGCGGATGTGGCAGATGTGGTTCCAGAAAAGCCAGctgtggaggaggcagaggagcctGTGGGGGGTCTAGAGCCCCCTCCCTTAAATGGtgagggagggagctgcagagagccatCTCTGGATGGAGCGAGCTCTGAGCCGGAGCCGCCTTCAGcatccagcacagcagagccGAGCTCGGCTCTCATCAGAGAAGCTCCAGGACGGCAGCAACTGGGCTCCAGCCCCAGGCAGAAAGATTCCAG CCTCTTTGAGGATGACAACTTCTTTGAAACAGCATCTCCTAAACCACTGAAGCCTCGAGTTCCCtctgaagaggaggatgaggaggaagtg AGCATGAAGGGGCGTCCCCCTCCAGCTCCGCTCTTTGgcgatgatgacgatgatgatctGGACTGGCTGGGATGA
- the FKBP15 gene encoding FK506-binding protein 15 isoform X5, with product MLLKRILLYISQQQQIAAARIHPGFVLTVQPNNYSTFYDDQRQNWSIMFESEKAAMDFSKQVCIAKCNSSPVLDSVLYQDLVLGEGQGVEGGDSLEVAYTGWLFQNNGLGQVFDSNVNKDKLLRLKLGSGKVIKGWEEGMMGMKKGGRRYLIIPPAWAYGAQGVAGRVPPDSTLVFEVEVRRVKLVKECSGSDGQSVSSRDSPAPSPVPNSDGFSADAGLLPPSTIPPKPGEPAVRAKSNSLSEQLANPDVAKAKLISRMAKMGQPMLPFLAGPAGSQLDSSDSEIEDPNTLRGTAQPVASSSMRPSQPAHAVLPTVSTQVPQAAASAPPVSSAALIPATIQPHSALPGGAQGFQAYPGMAFAYPQNAASASQLQPVGQMYPAPYQAPGDVTSFLMTEARQHNTEIRMAVSKVVDKMDHLAAKVEELKRQNAANSSLLPGISSVTMEASMIMSNIQRIIQENERLKQEIFEKSSRIEEQNEKISELIERNQRYVEQSNLLMEQRNHSLQTTNENTQARVLHAEQEKRMLPVDRGWDQAKVAEELAAATAQVSQLQLELTAHQKKEMDLRKQLSAALQEAERHETQLNKLQAQLAELQEASEDTQSRFKAEKQSRKQLDMKITALEEELTDLKVEKETLERNLAERKKKSLSERAQAEEEMEEIRRSYQQELDKLRQLLKKARTSTDQAAAEQLSLVQAELESQWEARCERALASAKEQHVRQYREVCEQRDSLKEQVSQLEEKIAALKHSKKAEEQKLAEFQQRWEQLEPVKEKYSALQADLVLLKARYEERIRDLEKDRDGASPADFTEEVKKIMNGVFQSLRGEFELEETYSGRTVLGVVMNTIKTVTLQLLNRQQEKPEDDSKKEESGTGAVRREGSPGAKADHEEPVQRSPAQSVAFPADPREATTGSTVSDQEDKSAPLSARPSPAEEEQVTQSNGVSEEEKVQAEHLSSAAESCLDPDKGPALAGQPVPEVDGDFVPAEQRQESSPIRKAEAERSPSRVSLQAEAAEPSVLEAKPGEADVADVVPEKPAVEEAEEPVGGLEPPPLNGEGGSCREPSLDGASSEPEPPSASSTAEPSSALIREAPGRQQLGSSPRQKDSSLFEDDNFFETASPKPLKPRVPSEEEDEEEVSMKGRPPPAPLFGDDDDDDLDWLG from the exons ATGCTACTAAAGAG GATCCTCCTTTACATCAGCCAGCAGCAACAGATCGCAGCTGCAAGGATCCATCCAGGCTTCGTACTCACG GTTCAACCCAACAATTACAGTACGTTCTATGATGACCAGAGACAAAACTGGTCCATCATGTTTGAGTCAGAAAAGGCAGCAATGGATTTCAGTAAACAG gTCTGCATTGCCAAATGCAACAGCTCCCCAGTCCTCGACTCAGTCCTCTACCAGGATCTCGTTcttggagaagggcagggagtaGAAGGAGGAGACTCTCTGGAGGTTGCCTATACGGGTTGGCTGTTCCAGAACAACGGGCTTGGACAG GTGTTTGACTCAAATGTTAACAAAGACAAGCTGTTGCGGCTAAAGCTGGGATCTGGAAAGGTCATCAAG GGCTGGGAAGAAGGAATGATGGGGATGAAGAAAGGAGGACGAAGGTATCTCATTATTCCTCCGGCGTGGGCCTACGGGGCTCAGGGAGTGGCTGGCCGCGTCCCTCCAGACTCTACTCTAGTTTTCGAGGTGGAAGTTAGGCGG GTGAAGTTGGTAAAGGAATGCTCTGGTTCGGATGGACAGAGCGTTAGTTCAAGGGATTCTCCTGCACCTTCTCCAGTACCCAATTCAGATGGTTTCTCTGCAGACGCTGGTTTGTTGCCTCCATCTACGATACCTCCGAAGCCCGG GGAGCCAGCTGTTCGGGCCAAGTCAAACTCCCTCAGCGAACAGCTAGCA AATCCAGACGTAGCAAAGGCAAAGCTCATTTCTCGGATGGCTAAAATGGGACAGCCCATGCTGCCATTCCTTGCCGGCCCAGCGGGAAGTCAGCTTGACTCCAGCGACTCGGAAATAGAG gATCCAAATACGCTGAGAGGGACGGCGCAGCCAGTGGCTTCATCTTCCATGAGACCATCGCAGCCAGCTCACGCGGTACTGCCCACGGTGTCCACACAAG tacctcaagcagctgcttctgcaccCCCGGTGTCTTCTGCTGCTTTAATACCTGCAACGATCCAGCCCCAttcagctctgcctggaggaGCACAGGGCTTTCAG GCGTATCCAGGCATGGCATTTGCTTACCCTCAAAATGCTGCGTCTGCTTCTCAGCTCCAGCCTGTGGGACAGATGTATCCCGCACCTTACCAAG CACCTGGGGATGTTACTTCCTTTTTGATGACAGAAGCTCGGCAGCATAACACTGAAATCCGAATGGCCGTTAGCAAAGTAGTAGATAAAATGGATCATCTGGCTGCCAAG GTGGAGGAGTTGAAGAGACAAAATGCTGCTAACAGCTCACTGCTGCCTGGTATCTCCTCTGTTACTATGGAAGCCTCCATGATCATGAGCAATATCCAACGCATAATCCAG GAGAATGAGAGACTCAAGCAAGAGATATTTGAGAAGAGCAGTCGGATTGAGGAGCAGAATGAGAAGATCAGCGAGTTGATTGAGCGGAATCAGAG GTACGTCGAACAAAGTAACTTGCTAATGGAGCAGAGGAACCACTCGCtgcaaacaacaaatgaaaacacacaggCAAGAGTGTTGCATGCAGAACAGGAGAAG CGCATGCTGCCGGTGGATCGGGGCTGGGACCAG GCCAAAGTTGCTGAGGAGTTGGCAGCTGCCACGGCGCAggtttcccagctgcagctggagctgacaGCCCACCAGAAGAAGGAAATGGACCTGCGGAAACAGCTgtctgctgccctgcaggaggCAGAGCGACACGAGACGCAGCTCAACAAACTGCAAGCACAGTTAGCAG AGCTTCAAGAAGCCTCTGAGGACACTCAGAGTAGATTCAAAGCTGAGAAGCAGAGCCGCAAACAGCTGGACATGAAGATTACAGCATTGGAAGAAGAGTTAACGGACCTAAAAGTGGAGAAGGAGACTCTTGAAAGG AATcttgcagagaggaagaagaaatcccTCTCGGAGAGAGCTCAAGCCgaggaagagatggaagaaatACGCAGATCGTATCAGCAGGAACTGGACAAGCTTCGGCAGTTGCTGAAAAAGGCACGGACTTCGACtgaccaggcagcagcagagcag CTATCGCTCGTCCAGGCAGAGCTGGAATCCCAGTGGGAAGCCAGATGTGAACGGGCGCTGGCCTCGGCCAAGGAGCAGCATGTTAGACAGTACCGGGAGGTGTGTGAGCAGAGAGATTCCCTGAAGGAGCAGGTGTCCCAGCTGGAAGAGAAG ATTGCAGCTCTCAAACACTCgaaaaaagcagaggagcaaaAATTGGCTGAGTTCCAGCAACGTTGGGAGCAACTAGAGCCTGTAAAAGAGAAG TACTCAGCCCTGCAGGCTGACCTTGTGCTGCTGAAGGCTCGCTACGAGGAACGCATCCGAGACCTGGAGAAGGATCGGGACGGAGCCTCACCTGCAGACTTCACAGAAGAA GTAAAGAAGATAATGAATGGTGTATTTCAATCTCTTCGGGGTGAATTTGAGCTGGAAGAGACGTACAGTGGCAGGACGGTTCTGGGTGTTGTCATGAACACTATTAAG ACTGTAACACTGCAGCTACTCAACAGGCAGCAGGAGAAACCAGAGGATGACAGTAAAAAGGAGGAATCTGGAACAGGAGCGGTGAGACGGGAGGGATCACCTGGAGCAAAGGCTGACCACGAAGAGCCCGTGCAGCGTAGCCCAGCGCAGAGTGTGGCGTTCCCAGCTGATCCCAGGGAAGCGACCACAGGCTCCACGGTGTCTGACCAGGAAGACAAGTCTGCTCCTCTGTCTGCCAggcccagccctgctgaggaggagCAGGTGACACAGAGCAATGGGGTGTCAGAAGAGGAGAAGGTCCAGGCGGAGCATCTCTCTTCTGCGGCTGAATCCTGCCTGGATCCTGATAAGGGGCCGGCACTTGCAGGACAGCCTGTTCCTGAGGTGGATGGGGATTTTGTCCCAGCCgagcaaaggcaggagagcagtcCCATCAGGAAAGCTGAGGCTGAACGCAGTCCCTCCAGAGTATCTTTGCAGGCAGAAGCTGCAGAACCTTCTGTTCTGGAAGCCAAGCCAGGAGAAGCGGATGTGGCAGATGTGGTTCCAGAAAAGCCAGctgtggaggaggcagaggagcctGTGGGGGGTCTAGAGCCCCCTCCCTTAAATGGtgagggagggagctgcagagagccatCTCTGGATGGAGCGAGCTCTGAGCCGGAGCCGCCTTCAGcatccagcacagcagagccGAGCTCGGCTCTCATCAGAGAAGCTCCAGGACGGCAGCAACTGGGCTCCAGCCCCAGGCAGAAAGATTCCAG CCTCTTTGAGGATGACAACTTCTTTGAAACAGCATCTCCTAAACCACTGAAGCCTCGAGTTCCCtctgaagaggaggatgaggaggaagtg AGCATGAAGGGGCGTCCCCCTCCAGCTCCGCTCTTTGgcgatgatgacgatgatgatctGGACTGGCTGGGATGA